TTGACGTGAGGCACCGTCGCCGACTGCCGCAGCGGCCGCTGTCCACAGCGCGCAGGCGCGATGTCAGTGGTATCGGGTTGGCTGCGGTCAAGGAGGCAACGACCATGTCGAGAGAGACCTTGCAGTCGCTGAACACCCACACCCTCATCGGCAACACCGCGCACCGCGGCACGGCCTGGCACTACCGGGCGGAGCTACAGGGCGCGGAGCCGAACCACTATCCCGGGCCGATCCCGGTCGAGGACGTCACCCGGCGGCTCTTCGGCTGGGAGGCGCAGTCCCGCGCCATCGCGGTCGAACGGCCGGCCGACGCGCGCACGATGACGCATCTGAGCCCCAAGGGTGCGCCCATGCGGTGGATGACCGTCCCCGGCCGGCAGGCCATCGTGCGGTCCGACCGCGATGACGGGAAGGTGCTCGGCGTCTTCACGGACGCCTACGTGCCACACCCATACACCGAGTTCCTGCTCACGTCGCTGGGCAACATCCTCGATGACTCGCTGTCGGTCAGCTCCGCGGGCCTGCTGCGCGACGGCGCGATCGCCTGGGTGGAGGTGAGCGTGCCGGAGTCCATCACGACGCCTGAGGGCGTGGAGTTCCGGCCCAACCTGCTCGCCACCACCACGCTCGACGGCTCGCTGGCGACCACCTACAAGCGCACCGTCACCGACGTCGTGTGTGACAACACGCGCAACGCGGCACTGCGCGAGCGCGGGCAGGACCTGAAGATCCGGCACTCGCGCAGCTCCCGGCTCAAGCTCGACGCCGCCCGCCGCGCGCTCGCCATGGTCCACACCACCGCGGAGGCGTTCGCCGCCGAAGTCGCCCGGCTGTGCCAGATCGAGGTGGACCGGCGCACATGGAACCGGTTCCTCGACTCCTGGGTGCCGATGACCGGCCCGCACGGTGCGGAGCTGCCGGCGAAGGCACGCCAGTACGCCGAGCGGAAGCGGGAGTCCCTCGCCTCCCTCTACCGCCACGACAACCGGGTGGAGCCATGGGGCGGGACCGCCCATGCGGTCCTGCAGGCGGTCAACACCTACGAGCACCATGCCAGCCCGTTGCGCGGCACCTCCCGGCCCGAGCGGAACATGCTCCGCGCGGTGACCGGCGGGTATGCCGCGCTCGACCGCACCGTCTGGAAGACGCTGCAGAGCGTGCTGGCCGACGCGTGAACCGCCACCCGGGGCGTGACTACGCGCTCTGAGCCGAGCGGTGCGCCGGGATGCCCGACGCATCGTCAGGACGGGTCGGGCGCCAGCGCCTCGAGCACCTCGTGCGCGCGCCGCATCGCCGCGGCGGGATCCGCGTCCGGGTGACCGATCTTCGGGTCGAAGTTGAGGTCGAGGAACACCTCGGTCATGCCCTGGGCCGCCAGGTCGGGCAGGTCGGCCCGCACCTCGTCGAGACTTCCGGTGAGCGGGCGGGTTCGTGGGCCGTCGCGCACCACCCCGCGGCACACGAACCGCATGGTCGCGGGGTCGCGACCCGCTGCCTGGGCGGCGGCCCGCACCTGCGCGATCGGGGCGGCCAAGGTGGTGAGGTCGGCCCGGCTGTTGCTGATCCACCCGTCAGCGAGCCGCCCGATGCGGCGCAGCGCCCGCTCGGACGTCGCTCCCAGCAGGATCGGCGGGCCCGACCGTTGCACCGGCTTGGGCTGCACGCTGGCGCGTGGCACGCGGTAGAAGGCGCCCGCGTGCTCCACCGGGTCAGGTCCCCACAGCGCCCGCAGGCAGTCGAGGTACTCCTCGGCCCTGGCACCCCGGCGGGCGTAGTCGGTGCCGACCGCCGCGAACTCCTCCTGCGACCAGCCCAGGCCGAGGCCGGCGTCCACCCGACCGTCGCTGAGGACGTCAAGGGTGGCCAGCTGCTTGGCGAGCACGGCCGGTGCGAGGTACGGCATGTTGACGATGGCGGTGCCCAGGCGGACACGCTCGGTCACGGCCGCGGCATAGCCGAGCACCATCAGCGGGTCCAGGACGCTGCGGTACACCGGCGGCAGCGTCGAGCCGACCGGCGCGAGCAGCCGCTGGAAGGTCCACAACGAGGCGTACCCGAGCTCCTCGGCGCGCCGGGCGAGCTCGGCCACGTTGGATGGAGTGGCCCAGGAGCCCGAGACGGGCAACGCGAATCCGATCTTCATGTGCTGATCCTGCATCAGGCGCCGGGCGCGGTGGGCGACCCCGCGCGGGGTCGGCGCTAGCCTCTCGACGGAACCGGATCCGAGGTGAAGGAGCAACGATGCGCACGTGGCTGACGGACGCCTTCGCCCTCGACGTGCCCGTCGTCTGCGCACCGATGGCCGGCCCGGGCGAAGGTCCGCTGGCCGCAGCGGTGTCCGCCGCGGGAGGGCTCGGCATGATCGGCGTCGGTGCCGCCCAGACACCGGACTGGGTCGAGGAGCACGCCGCGACGGCCCGAGCCGCCGGCCGCAGCTTCGGGATCGGGCTGATGGCGTGGGTGCTGGAGAGCCGGCCGGACCTGCTCGACGCCGCCATCGCCGCCCGCCCCGCGCTAGTCTCCGTGAGCTTCGGGACGTTCGAGCCACATGTGCGCCGGGTCAAGGACGCCGGCATCGCCGTCACCACCCAAGCGGGCAACCTCGACGAGGCGCGGCGGGCCGAGCAAGCGGGCGTCGACCTCGTCGTCGCCCGGGGCGCGGAGGCCGGCGGCCACGGCCGCGCCGACGTCGGCACGCTGCCGCTGCTCCAGACGGTCCTCGAGCACGTGCAGGTTCCGGTGCTGGCGGCCGGGGGTATCGCCGGACCGAGAGGCCTCGCGGCCGTGCTCGCGGCCGGGGCGGCCGGCGCCTGGGTAGGCACCGCGTTCCTCGGCTGCCCGGAAGCAGCGACCACGCCGGACGCCCGCCGCGCACTGTTCGCCGCGACCGACACCGCCACCGCGTACGGCCGCGTGTTCGACGTCGGCTCACGGGTCCCCTGGCCACCCGAGTTCGGCGGCCGCGCGCTGCGCAACACCTACCTGGACACCTGGGAAGGCCGCCTCGACGAGCTCGCCGACGATGAGGAAGCCGTGGAGCAGCTGGCCCGGGCGCGCGCCACCCACGACTACGACGTCGCCTACCTCTACGCCGGCCAGGGCGTCGGCATGCTCCGGGAGGAGCGGCCGGCGGCGGCCGTGCTCGCCGACTTCGCCCGGGCAGCCGAGACCCGCCACCGGCCCTGACGGTTCTCGGCCGCATTTCGCGCCGGCGCCGCCCGGGCTCCGGGAAGAATCGTCCACATCGGCCCGAGCTCTTCGGCGACGCTCGGCACGGTGAGGAGGAGGACCCGTGGCGTACGACTACGTCATCGTCGGGGGCGGCATCATCGGGCTGTCCACCGCGCTGCACCTCCAGCGCGGCCGGCCGGGGGCATCGGTGCTGGTCCTGGAGAAGGAGGCCGGGCTCGCCCGCCACCAGACCGGGCACAACTCCGGCGTCATCCACGCCGGCCTCTATTACGCGCCAGGCTCCCTCAAGGCCAGGCTGTGCCGTGCCGGCGAGCGGGCCACCAAGGAGTTCTGCGCCGAGCACCGCATCCCTTACCGCACGATCGGCAAGCTCGTGGTGGCCACGGACGAGGTCGAGGTCAGCCGCCTGCACGACCTTCGCCTCCGTGCCGGCGAGAACGGCATCGAGGTAGAGCCGGTCAGCGCTGCGCGCCTTCGCGAGCTCGAGCCGAACGTCGCGGGACGCGAGGCGCTGCTCGTGCCCAGCACCGGCGTCGTCGACTACCGGCTGGTCGCCGAGGCGATGGCCGACGACGTCCGCGCGGCGGGCGGGGAGATCCTGACCGGCGTCGCGGTGACCGGCATCGTGGAGGACGACGACGGCGTCACTGTCCTCACCCCGGGCGGGAACCACCGCGCCGGCCGCCTCGTGGCCTGCGCCGGCCTGCAGG
This window of the Georgenia yuyongxinii genome carries:
- a CDS encoding DUF932 domain-containing protein: MSRETLQSLNTHTLIGNTAHRGTAWHYRAELQGAEPNHYPGPIPVEDVTRRLFGWEAQSRAIAVERPADARTMTHLSPKGAPMRWMTVPGRQAIVRSDRDDGKVLGVFTDAYVPHPYTEFLLTSLGNILDDSLSVSSAGLLRDGAIAWVEVSVPESITTPEGVEFRPNLLATTTLDGSLATTYKRTVTDVVCDNTRNAALRERGQDLKIRHSRSSRLKLDAARRALAMVHTTAEAFAAEVARLCQIEVDRRTWNRFLDSWVPMTGPHGAELPAKARQYAERKRESLASLYRHDNRVEPWGGTAHAVLQAVNTYEHHASPLRGTSRPERNMLRAVTGGYAALDRTVWKTLQSVLADA
- a CDS encoding TIGR03619 family F420-dependent LLM class oxidoreductase encodes the protein MKIGFALPVSGSWATPSNVAELARRAEELGYASLWTFQRLLAPVGSTLPPVYRSVLDPLMVLGYAAAVTERVRLGTAIVNMPYLAPAVLAKQLATLDVLSDGRVDAGLGLGWSQEEFAAVGTDYARRGARAEEYLDCLRALWGPDPVEHAGAFYRVPRASVQPKPVQRSGPPILLGATSERALRRIGRLADGWISNSRADLTTLAAPIAQVRAAAQAAGRDPATMRFVCRGVVRDGPRTRPLTGSLDEVRADLPDLAAQGMTEVFLDLNFDPKIGHPDADPAAAMRRAHEVLEALAPDPS
- the lhgO gene encoding L-2-hydroxyglutarate oxidase; the encoded protein is MAYDYVIVGGGIIGLSTALHLQRGRPGASVLVLEKEAGLARHQTGHNSGVIHAGLYYAPGSLKARLCRAGERATKEFCAEHRIPYRTIGKLVVATDEVEVSRLHDLRLRAGENGIEVEPVSAARLRELEPNVAGREALLVPSTGVVDYRLVAEAMADDVRAAGGEILTGVAVTGIVEDDDGVTVLTPGGNHRAGRLVACAGLQADRVARLGGLAPDFRIIPFRGEYYELPTSRAGLVRHLIYPVPDPELPFLGVHLSPTIDGRITVGPNAVLGLAREGYRKSAVSLRDVADYATFPGMWKVARANLRTGATEVLNSLYRPGYLSQCRKYCPSLTLADLRPHAAGIRAQAVLRDGSLVHDFLLRETARQLHVANAPSPAATSALPIGEMLAENVLGRYRPKVS
- a CDS encoding NAD(P)H-dependent flavin oxidoreductase, producing MRTWLTDAFALDVPVVCAPMAGPGEGPLAAAVSAAGGLGMIGVGAAQTPDWVEEHAATARAAGRSFGIGLMAWVLESRPDLLDAAIAARPALVSVSFGTFEPHVRRVKDAGIAVTTQAGNLDEARRAEQAGVDLVVARGAEAGGHGRADVGTLPLLQTVLEHVQVPVLAAGGIAGPRGLAAVLAAGAAGAWVGTAFLGCPEAATTPDARRALFAATDTATAYGRVFDVGSRVPWPPEFGGRALRNTYLDTWEGRLDELADDEEAVEQLARARATHDYDVAYLYAGQGVGMLREERPAAAVLADFARAAETRHRP